A segment of the Takifugu flavidus isolate HTHZ2018 chromosome 7, ASM371156v2, whole genome shotgun sequence genome:
GTCAGCATGGTCTCCCAGAGGGCCTGTGCCGCCGGTGACCTGGTAGGTATAACAATCACGCACATCATTTTGTTAGCTGGGAGAGTCAAATAAACAGGAGGTTATGTAGCCATTTTTCAGCGACGTGCCACCGAGCCTGCTGAGAGGGTAAACGCAGAACGGCGACACGGACGTGATTGAGCGCTCGTCGCAGCGACAGAGGCCCTGCTGGCCAGGGAGCGGTGACTCCCCTGTGAGACCACTCAGGAAAAGGCTGAAGTTTAGAGAAAGAATCATCAGGAATGTTCCAAgtccacctccagctgctgggtGCAATCATTATAtcagttaaaaacagcctgCAGATAACGTATCTGCCCACGTGTTTCATTAGCGTCAGCATTGTGAAACATTGATCCACATCTCTAATGTGAGGCTGAGGACAAGGCATGTGTGCAAGACTGTTAGCATCTGCTCTAAAGAGCTTCAAGTATTTCCATTAAAGATATAAAAGAGCACCACTGGGAAGGTTTTTACCTTCTAGAATGGCTTTTTGTGCATACATATAAGCATGTTTTTGATTTCTCCCTCCACTGTTCTCCTCTCAGATGGCTCTGTTAAATAGGCACAGGCGTTTTGTTGGCTGGATGAAAGGGGACGAGCGGCAAAcatctctgtttgtgtgtttgacagttGGACTGACATGAGTGGACTTGATCCGTCCCTGCACTCGCAGGGCTGAGCCCAAAACCCgggaaagacaaagagaaaagaaaagtggctgaacatgaagagaaaagggggggggggatcctggATGAACccgctctgtttttcttttctttctcattttaaaaaaaacacctttttttggTCTCTCGCCTTCTCTCTTTCTAACTGCTGCCATGTGTTTAATATCATATGTAATCTGTTCCAGACCCCGACTGACGCTGCGGCGGCCGCCATCTTCACCCTACAGCCAAACACAAAGACTGGCAAAGACTCGACTCGGGGCAAATGACacagaaaaccacaaaaaaacctGACACAGCAGAAGACAAAGAGTAATTCTTCTGTATTTGCGAGTGTGCTTCCCTGGGATTTCAGCTTGTGTTTATTGGTGAAGTAGAGTCATGATATGTTATTTTTCTGGAAAGAATCATTAAGTGTACTGTTACAAAATCCATGAAGTCCCACATATTTGTCATGGTTGAAATACCAACGGCGTGACCGAGCCTAATGTCAACCGCTGTGTGTGTCCACGCATGTGTTTATGTTTGCGTCCATCTGTATTCCTGGAAGACGGGATCGTTTCGATAAAGTGTCCATGAAATATGGTTCTAATTTGGCCTCCTGCCCACCTCCGCCAGTCACACCCCTTCCCCCCGCTGGCCCACTCCCCCAGTGCTTTCCTAGGGCCATTTTGTCAGACGGAGAAGGACATGGGGGGTTCAAGGGGTGGGGGTTTGTGTTGGCAGGGTGTGAGACAGGCTCCATAACCAGCAGAGAACCATGTTGAGTAACTGCTTTACTATGGGGGTTcggagtggggaggggggctaAGCCCTCTGAAAAGTTTAACTACAGAGTGGCTCTGTCTGTGCAACATGATGTTCCAACTATGGActgaagggggcgctgttgcaCTGATTAGTCCCTAGTGGTCTCCATATTTTGTGAAATGTGTTATGTATTATAATGTAAATACACTACAGAAACATGTGTGTAACTCACTGAAAAACATGGTGTGATTAAAAATGATGCAAAAGATCTTGCACAAGACTTGTGAACGAGGAGGGTTGAGGAGGGGGATAGTGTTCCTGGAAGAGTGTGATGCAGCACTGAAGAATGACCTTAACTGCTCTGACTCAGGGTTCCGGTAATTTATTCCCCGACCTGTGACCCTCGCAGATGCGTGTATGAGTGCTCAGCCACATCAGTGATTACTTCATTATTCTGCCTGTTGGAAACGAAGAAATCGACCCCACAAAAGTAAGTTTATTTCCTGAGTCAGAGCCGAGTCATGCCACATTTGAATAGCCAATTAAATGTTTTAAGGACACAAGAGGGTTCGCGAACACATTTGTCTGACTTCCCTCTAATCTAGCAGGATGAACAGGATCCTTTCCAGAGAAATAGGAATCGAGTTAGGAACTTCTGCAAAACACTAGTTAGAAGATTTTATCTTTTTGTTTTGACGCGATCAAACTACACTTTGCCCTTAGAGCAATCTGTGGCAGTGGGCCTCAATTACAGTCCGTCAAACACTTTCACTCATGATGAAGGAGCAGGAAGTGTCAATCAATGGAAGACCAATTAAAATGCCGTTTAATTTTGACTCCGAATCCCCTTAAGAACAATATCTTGTTTTTGAAGAaagatccgcgtgttcgttacTTAATAAATTTTATGTTCACTTCTTCTGTGAGATGAGCCATGAAGTGTATTTCACACGGGGATCTACTCCCAAGTCCAGATGATTCAGACAATCTGAGCGTGTTCCAACGTGTAACAAATCTACTCTGTACAAATTGTGCAAGGTCGGGCCGATTCTTAGGCGAATTAATTAATggaatgttttctttcatgGGGCAAAATGTTCTGTTGGCTTCCCGTAAACAGTTTCATGTACATGAttgggagagaaggagagaacgCTGGACTGAGAAGATTTGTGGATTTATGAGGGAAAAACAAGGGAGGGAAACTCAGCATGAGAAGGGAAGAAAGTTCTACACAACAATTAGACTCACTCAAATGGACCTACGAGAAGTTTAATCAAtgactccacacacacatctcatcaGACATTGTCTGTAAACCAGACTTACAAAAAGAGTCAGACAAGCACAGCACCCACATGCCTGAAAGTCCCCAAAAGGCCGTGCTATAACTCTCAAATTTGTTTGATTATCCTTGGCCCCTTTTTGGCCCCATAATAAAATCCAGCTGCATCAACCAAACAGACAGAAGGATGAAAAGTGAAAATCCTGTCAAAGCATTGAAATTCAAATGCTTCTGTTTGTTACGAGCTCCGCCATGTTGGATGTGCAACAAAAAGAAGAATGATGTTTCAGCTACACGCTACAAGAATTCAGATGTTGCACCAAAATCAATATTCAGTTAACATTTGTGCTCAAAAGCTGCGATCCCTAAAACATAATCAATACAAGGTTAAGTGTAAACTCATTCAAACCCCTAAGCAGACAGCTTTCGCAAGCCTATGAATCATGGTCATTTAAAAGGCCTCACAACAAGTATAGCACCGTAAAACAATCAACACACTAGAAGGAACTGCCAGGGATTGAATGTGGCGGGATTTCAGAGATGTTCTTTATTCTTGGTGGTGTAAAAACAGGGTGAGCTGTGGTTAGATGTCTGTCATGTGTCTGTCTCCACATTCCACTATCTATGCTTTTATTCTGTTACTTTTCCCATGCAGCCAGCACTCAAATAACCATGCATGGCTTTTCTTTCCAGCTCATATTTCCCAAATGGGAACAGAGCTGGgtattttccctccctcctggtGGTACACTTGCAGGAGCTGCGGCAGATTTAAGGAGATGGCAGCCTTGCTGTGTTTTCTCGGGGCAGGGTGCGGTCCGTTACCCTATCTGGCACTCGGTCAGCAGCTCCTGAGACAGGCCCAAGAGCACCTTGGCCACCCGCACTCAGTTTTGCCCACATGTGCACACTCCCACCGCATGATCAAGGTCGGAGGCGGCCGGTTGACAAGGGTACAGGGTTCAGGCCCTGGCTGGAAGAAAATTGGTGCCCTCTGCCAGTGTGGTTCTTACAATATGTCCTACTCAGGATCACAAGGTCTAAGCAGTCAAGCACAGCAGCTTTCTGGAAGCTAGCTGACCACAAACACGCACTCGGGCGCAGAAAGGACCCGCCTGCTATGCTTTACTACAGCAAACTCTGCATCCTGATGCGACATAAAACTGAACAGGGATCCCAAAATACAGGAAtagagaaacaaaaacagcaccggcagcatgtgtgtgtgtgtgggtgtatacTTTCACCCTGGCATGACTACTGGAACCACAGAGTAAAAGTGATGTTGCAGGATCAGGAAAATTCACACAGAGTTATGAGAGACAATACTGCGGTAATTGCACAGCAAGAGCGGGGCCTAGAATCAACAACCACCCACAGAATGTTTAAGACactaatatataataatatccTGCATTTACAGAGGGAAACGCACTACAAAAGGCAAAATGATGCCAACACCAATTATTTGAAAGGCTTGAGGTGGTCAACTTAGCAGGACCAATGTAAACACATTGGTCCCAGTTAAAAATAGCCCAATGCATCAAGGTGTATAAACATACAGATGCAGGAAACTTATATAGACTATCAAACCGCAGAGCCAGAGGGGTCCAACAATGTTCTCTTTTCCCGTCAAGAACATGTGCTTTACTATCGGGGAGAAGGGATGTTTAAGAGCGGCCTACATCTAAAAATATCCATTTTCAGAGCCCATCTTAAACATTTAGTGTTTTCAACAATCTCTGCTTGTGATAAGCATACACTTTACGGCAGTTAAGCTAAGCAAAAACCTCTGTATTTCTTTCTTGTCATGCCCAGGCAGCACTTCAATCACCAAAACATCTGTGATAAGGCTCAACAGGGCCATCTGCTCTGGAGACTGCACAGGCAATaaccctcctgctgatcctgctggttGTGATCAGGCACATCCCCCACAGCACTGCACAATACTGTCTGCCAcgctcctctctctgcctcgTTGTGTCCATGGCCTGTAGGAACTGATCAGGGTTGGCTGTCTGAACAACTGAGCTGAAGGTGTGTGCCAGGCCACAAACACCTTCTGCTGAGTTGCTGATCCAGCCTTTGCAGTTTCCCATGATTATCCTGGTACATGCTTTTCTGGACACATCAGGCTGGCGTTCACCCCGGACACGAGCCATGAATTTGAGGGTCGGTGCAAGCTGCCCCTGCTGTGCTCAAGCTATCTGCTAAAGTGCACACAATGACTGTCACGAGGGCTAAGAGTGATTCCATTACAGCAGAAGCTCCGACCCATATCACAACAGTCCCCACTCGGTGTTTGTGCAAGTCCGTTCTTCGACGCGTCCAGACGCACTGCATGACCGCGCCAACCAAAGActtttcttcctgcagccaCATGAAAGGCTCCAGTAGGAGTGGAACACATGATGTAGGAGTAATCCCTGCCATGCACAACAGCCCCACCGCAGGTACCCAACACGTGCCTCCGTTCAGCCACGTTGGGAGGCAAGCTTCACTGAGTAGCTGGCAACAAATGCTGGTCATGTGCAACAGGGAGCAGGCGTCAGCCGTGGGCTGGGGACATGGTCTCTTGCACATGTGTATTTGACCAAATCAGAAAGGTGTATAAATGTAAACTGTGTAATATAAAGCCATTCTTAAAATGAACATGAACTCCAAGAACTCAGTCGAGACAGCTTATATAATTCATGGAGGGGTGAACATCAAGATGATGAATTCATtttgaaaagggaaaaaatcaGAACATGAACACATATTATATATTTAACTTACACAAGATTAACAGGTTAAAACCAATAATAGTCTAATttaaattgatcattttaactATAAGAAGTATGAATGTTTTTCAATTGAGCTATTATTTACAGTACaactaaaaataaagcaactaACGTTTGAGTGGTACTTAGAATAATGATAATATTTAAAGAGATACTTACTGGGTCTGTGCGAGACAGCCAGGGGCCAGGATGTTGGTGGAGTGAGGGGTTCGCTGCAGACTGGTGAGCTCCAGCATGTCCACCTGGATGTCTGTCACATGACCCGGTAAAGGTTCGAGGACTGTTAAAATTTTCTCCACCAGGTTGTCGCCATGGTGACCTACAGCACCTGGGATGTtcaaaaaaatggaaaatggtAAAAACAAGAATGTAGGAGCAGCTGCCATTGAAAGGGTTTCATAGCTGAGCACATTTACGGGCCTATTTACTCCAGATTACTATAGTTCCAAGGATGAGTACTGAATGTGATAATAGGTTCATGGTCAGGGATGCACCAGTGTAGCTCTGGCACAGATCTCTATCAGCCAATACACACTCTGGACCTCCTATTAGTGTTGTAATAACCTGTGTGTTTTAGTGCATCTGAATGAATTATCCTTTCATTTTGTTGCCTTgtaaggaaaaaaagggaaagtttGTACAGCAGCATTAGTGCACAATTTCAAAACTATCTCAGATGACGAGCATCATTAAATACAATGTCACATATAAAGATTTGCCTGTTTTTATGGCCGCCAATTCATTTAATGATGCCACTTGGTTTGTATTGATAATGGAACAATACATCCCTCATTATGACTGCAGAACAATTCCAGTTAAGAAATCAAATAATACTCCCCCAAAATCATGAAGACAAAGCAATAAAACCAAAAGGTTTTGATAATCCATAAATGCATTGCCTTCACGTATGTGGGCTTCAGTACTTAAGAGGAGCAAGATCCACTGTTTATTATTAAATTGATGATTTGCATTGCCCAGCCTAATACATGTGGTGCGTGATATCAAAAGATCTGCAAGTCAACCTGTAAGATCCATTGTTCGATCCACAAAAATGATCGATGCTTTGTTAGGTGCAGTCTTTCTACGGTTTTTAGCTTGAGGGTGACCGGCCAGCTCTCCTGCAATGATGCGACTCATGGGACCCACAGCAAAACTCTCCTCCCTGGTGCCTGTAGCTTCAAACATTGCGTTGAGAACTGCAGCCAAAGATTTGATTTCGAGCTGCAATTCGACAGGGAGACTGTTCATGTCCATGTCAACAAGGCTCCCGAACCTTTTCTTCTCTGGACGTTTTGTGTTTATTGCCTCCAGGTCAGGGAACAGTAAGGGAAACAGGTGCGCAAACGCCGgtgtcaggaggagctgctgggacaCAGGGGCAAAGACTGCGGGTACATGCATGACTTCAGCGGTGTAGTTCATGTTTCCCATCCACTCGCAAAGCTTCTCCTCGAACTGCTCAAACACGGGGTTCCCTTCCATTTCTGTCGTCACATTGTTGGCAACCAGGTGCACCGAGTGTGCGACCGTGGTGATGACGACGCAATACTGGAAGTGGCTGAGCGATATGATGTCTTTAATGACGTCGATAGTTCTGCCCTTCAACAACGTGCtcaccacaaacacagctttCGGTTCGTTCTCGGCGCAGGCTTCAAAACTTGAAAACTCTTTTAGGTTCCTGGCTCCGGCTTCCAGTAAGAGTGCAGCACCTCCGCTCCAATGGAGAGCCTCTGTACACCTGCTGTCCATGAAAACAACAGCTTTCTTCACCTTCGACAGCACCTTCTCCCACATTTGGTGAGGAAAGCGTAGAAAATCCTCGGTCATAGGCATTCTTCTGATTGACACCCTTAAATGAATGTATGGAAATTAAACACGCATGAGAAGCGTCAGTTGAAGCAGCTtcagaagcaaaacaaacacgcgAGTCTCTCAATGGTGACGTGGCAACGGCGCATAATAATGACGTCAAAGAGAACCACTCGCCGCCACTCCGTCGAGTTACAGCGGAggttttttatttcatgtttgacAGAAGTGGATCTTATATatacaaaaaataataatagaattATGAACTATGCGAAAAACGCGTGATTTTTTTACAAATGACAagcatttttaatttgcttttaGCGAACAGATAAAGCTCTGTTCCTTGACAAAATAATTCaatttcttcccttttcttaTATGTATCAACTAAAGGTCTGAGAAAAAAGTCCCTGTTTTCTTATTTACTAAAGTTGTCTTTgtagttttattcttttttttcttcctattgTTCTGCTATTTCAAATGGTAAACTGTGAACttgagcttttttaaaaattattaatAAATTTAAGATGTTCTCCTTACATCTGTCTCTCCTGATTGCACTGTATGGGGAATTGTCAGTTCAGGGAGTTCTTTTACAAGTAACACAGTTTTGTATTtgtatattatttatttattacaactAGAGCTGTAATAATTGAGTAGACCTAAGCTGCACCCTCATTTGGTTCTCAGTAGAAATTACGTCTATCTCACCTCTCAAGCAAGCTGTTGGGACATCGAGCATGAATTCATATCTTTATGTTTTGATGTAATTTAACAATTAATGAAGATGTGTAATTATGCATCAATCATATCACTGCATTCATGCAGCTAGAGGGTGGCACTCTCTCCACTAGCCATCTTCAGTTGTCTCTGTTCAACAGTCAAATATGATATAAAAGTGCATCTGCAGCCCACATCAGTTGGAATATACCCCCAGTGCTTTTTCaattatgtatatattttagGGTCTTCCGGGTGGCTGTGAATCATACAGAGTGGGTGCTCCAACAATTTGAAGGGTATAATTCGATCCTCTGCGGTCCATATGTCAAACTCTCCAGGAGCCATCCAAACCCAAATGTCTCCATATTGTACCCATTCCTCTGGTGCTGAACAGGTGGCAGCTTGTGATGTGGAGTCTTCCACCACGTGTAAATGGCAGTGTGAATATGTGAATGCAAATTGGTCAAAGGTGCTGAGGAATCGAATTTATAAATACATTACATATCAGGGACATTATGTTAATATTCAAATATGAATGCAAATGAACAGCTGTGGGGGGCTGCTAATCATATTAGAAGTCAATAAGTTCGTAAACACCAAATTGTTTCCTGTTATATCTGCAGACTACTTTGGTTTTGATGTCATTAGCGGGCAAATAAACAGTTTTGATTAATCCAAGGCAAAAACTGAATGGATTCTTCATGATAGGAGAATATTCAAAAGCTGACTAAAAGTAAGTttttattccacacacctcCAGGAGGGGCACACTTTACACAGGAAAAGCATCAGTCAAGAGACCTGAAGCAGCTTACAGAGCAGTTGGAATGCCTTGGCTTCGCTGTAAACCCTGCCCTCAACCTTGAGATGTTGGCAGctgagcttttttttatttcaattttttttcattttattttctggtGACACATCAACTATCAGGCTGGTGCCATCTGTTCCGATGATGTGCTCAGCATATAAGGGCTGCACTGGCTAAGGATCTGAAAAACACTGAGATCAACACAGACTAATGTTCATCTGTTATGTGTGATGAAATGAGAAATCCTGAGGGTAGAATGCACACATATGCCAAATTCTGGAAATCACTGGTATAGGGTAGAATAATTACAATATTGCCTTCAATTTATCTACACTTCTTTGGTCATTTTACTGCAGTAGTGCCATGTATGTACAATGCCTAATGTATATGCAAGGTACCACTATATAAGATGGTCAGCAGGATGTAAACTTACCCTATAGCCAAATAACTGATGCAGTTTATTTTTTGGGTCTTTGCGTCCTGTCTGTTCAGATGAGTGTAGAGCTTAAAAATTCTCTGGGGACAGGTCTGTTAGAACTGCCTCACAGCTCCACACCCTCATTGGCTGCAGATGCTTGCCATTTTAGTAAATTAGTAAATAGCGTCCacatcccagcatgcatttggCCTTGTATTTATAGATGCTGGGTGCTGAGAGCACTTACTCTCACGTAACATCTCTCCTTGGCATTTTGCATGCTGAGTAAGATGCCCAGTGGGACTGGCCACTTCATTAAAGATCTGTGCTGCACTGTGTGGAAGATCAGAACACATGTTGTTGTTTAAGGGAGACACATGTTCACGCTCTCATGTGGTAGCTGATGTGTCTGGACGTCTTTGTTGATCTCTCTGTGATCTTCTCCGCTGATGTTGAAAGATTTTCCTGAGATTCACCCAAATTAAGcccattttctttgctttttacGTTTACCCGTGTTTATTGTCAAGGACAGTAGAAAAAAGGTCAATTTTTGAATTCTGAACTGAAAATCCATTAAGATGCTTCCAGCCTTTCCCTTCCAGGCTGCCATTAAATGTACTTTTTAATCCCCTCTTTCCTGCATGTTTAGCCCAACTGTTGACAAAGTCTTAATGACAGAAATGGGTTAGTGGTCCGTGTGTGCATTTGACGGTGATCGGTGTTGAGTGTGTGGCAGGGCTGATAGGCCTGCAGAGCACTATTTTGTGAAGAATGAGATATGACCCACATAAGAAGGTTTAATACCTTAATGGACCCATGGTAGGTTAAAGTAGGGGTATGGGGAGTGGGATTAGGACAAAGTAAGGCTCTGCTAAACAAAGATGTTCTGCAGTGTAGCCAGATGCAGGCATTGTGAAGCTTGTATTTTATGGcactttaaagtttaaaatctACTTTAACTCTCATTTGATGTACTGTATATCCTGGGCAGGACAATCTGGCTTAGGTAATGTGCTCAGCAATGTCGTTATACAGCAAAAATGACCCCAAAAAATGATTAACAGCTGATCATCAGTCCCGTCCACTCAGTTTCACTTCCTAAAGCTAAGCTCTCACCGTGTTTGAGGCAGTGCTTAAGCCAATGGTGAGCAGGTAGGTTGTCTCCAGAGTGGGACGAACTGGCGCATACCCAGATTTCAGGACCGCGCAggatgctgcagctgcacaaatgACTAACAGTAATTTGACCGGGCGTGTGTGCAACTCCAAAAGCAGCAACATGTGTCATAACAAACAATCCCGCGATGTCAAAGGACAGATGACGTGTTTTGATGTGCGTGAACGTG
Coding sequences within it:
- the scfd2 gene encoding sec1 family domain-containing protein 2 isoform X3; translated protein: MPMTEDFLRFPHQMWEKVLSKVKKAVVFMDSRCTEALHWSGGAALLLEAGARNLKEFSSFEACAENEPKAVFVVSTLLKGRTIDVIKDIISLSHFQYCVVITTVAHSVHLVANNVTTEMEGNPVFEQFEEKLCEWMGNMNYTAEVMHVPAVFAPVSQQLLLTPAFAHLFPLLFPDLEAINTKRPEKKRFGSLVDMDMNSLPVELQLEIKSLAAVLNAMFEATGTREESFAVGPMSRIIAGELAGHPQAKNRRKTAPNKASIIFVDRTMDLTGAVGHHGDNLVEKILTVLEPLPGHVTDIQVDMLELTSLQRTPHSTNILAPGCLAQTQSPAAQALWETMLTSKHKEGVMEVRRHLVEAASKEKLPIKMGLGRVTPEQLRSYVQLFRSRPGMLESHCGVLQLGLATAQTLRHPIMPRWDACLAFERLLLQALGDSDFTAVLRQLLPLMKPRRGEDDTASGSRSREEECGPDELILLLVYLYSLADEAQPSDQDAEEEELEKLERELIGQLTLVITQEQHLSPLLQKLTGDLPSFPPAGSGGSVPPRQARMPRHRVHVRWPDGPAQNRLQHVHEGDPSSPQRQPSAPRLPRRGRDGVRAASHQRGGFHAQTRKSGAGVVHPAAAAHRHR